Proteins found in one Quercus robur chromosome 2, dhQueRobu3.1, whole genome shotgun sequence genomic segment:
- the LOC126713854 gene encoding LEAF RUST 10 DISEASE-RESISTANCE LOCUS RECEPTOR-LIKE PROTEIN KINASE-like 1.4 isoform X8, which translates to MGQPSRSPNSPSKTTALPSKERLHHLTLQPFPPQSMYPFIFFFFFLFFLSVSATTSFPTSVNKFDECYQAPFDCGPFKNLSQPFTSQTRPANCAQTQTEFLLTKCDATDSESPELTIPPLSYRVLRLNQTNKTMTLARSDLWENTCLTEFTNTSLGSTILNYTSDNEDLTIYYGCNADFSLKPTNQFNCSINGKVSASFYLTGPVPTDPVLNITTCQVGVRLKILQTAAIELTTNRSALKEALMSGFNVTYSDCGTQLCPNPEQKSEVSLRVGIAIAGAAIAGIFLGFLVFSIRKQKKRRAQESKSKDLPTPPSSTGGPASSNFARSIPSYPYSKSDLEKGSTYFGAQIFSYDELEEATNNFDTSRELGDGGFGTVYYGKLHDGRVVAVKRLYENNLKRVEQFMNEVEILTKIRHKNLVTLYGCTSKRSQELLLVYEYIPNGTVADHLHGNRSKSGLLTWPVRLSIAIESAEALAYLHVSDVIHRDVKTNNILLDEKFQVKVADFGLSRLFPTDVTHVSTAPQGTPGYVDPEYFQCYQLTQKSDVYSFGVVLMELISSLPAVDMNRHRQDINLVNMAVNKTQNNALHELVDPLLGFEKDYTVKKMTTSVAELAFRCLEKERDMRPSMDEVLEILRGIQNGNEEMGAQKAEVVDIKAADDVRLLKNIPPPLSSDSVVTDKWVNSPTTPHSS; encoded by the exons ATGGGTCAACCTTCCAGAAGTCCAAACTCCCCAAGCAAGACAACAGCATTACCCAGCAAAGAAAGACTTCATCACCTCACTCTTCAGCCCTTCCCACCTCAATCAATGTACccattcatcttcttcttcttcttcctcttcttcctctccgtCTCCGCCACGACTTCGTTTCCCACCTCAGTCAATAAATTCGACGAATGTTATCAGGCTCCCTTCGACTGTGGGCCCTTCAAGAACCTCTCTCAACCCTTCACCTCCCAAACCCGGCCCGCCAACTGCGCCCAGACCCAAACCGAGTTCCTGCTCACCAAATGCGACGCCACCGACTCCGAGTCACCCGAGTTGACCATCCCCCCACTGAGTTACCGAGTTCTCCGACTCAACCAGACCAATAAAACCATGACCCTAGCCAGGTCAGACCTCTGGGAAAACACGTGCCTAACGGAATTCACTAATACCTCTCTGGGTTCCACGATTCTGAATTACACTAGCGACAATGAGGACCTCACTATCTACTACGGTTGCAACGCTGACTTTTCGTTGAAGCCTACTAATCAGTTTAATTGTAGCATTAATGGGAAAGTGAGCGCTTCTTTTTATCTGACCGGTCCGGTTCCGACCGATCCGGTTCTGAATATTACTACATGCCAAGTCGGGGTCAGACTCAAAATCCTTCAAACGGCGGCGATTGAGCTAACAACCAATCGGTCCGCTCTTAAGGAAGCTTTGATGAGTGGTTTCAATGTGACTTATAGTGATTGTGGCACACAGCTGTGTCCCAACCCAG AACAAAAATCTGAGGTATCACTCAGAGTAG GCATAGCCATAGCAGGTGCGGCCATTGCTGGCATTTTTCTAGGTTTCTTGGTCTTTTCCATcaggaaacaaaagaaaagacgCGCACAAGAATCAAAAAGCAAAGACCTGCCTACACCTCCTTCAAGCACAGGTGGACCTGCTTCTTCTAATTTCGCTCGAAGCATCCCGTCTTATCCCTACTCAAAGTCAGATCTTGAAAAGGGAAGTACCTACTTTGGAGCGCAGATTTTCAGCTATGATGAACTGGAAGAAGCCACTAACAATTTTGACACTTCTAGAGAACTTGGAGATGGGGGATTCGGCACTGTTTACTATG GCAAGCTCCATGATGGGCGTGTAGTTGCAGTGAAGCGCctatatgaaaataatttaaaacgtGTCGAGCAGTTCATGAATGAAGTTGAGATCCTAACTAAGATAAGGCACAAAAACCTTGTGACACTGTATGGGTGCACCTCAAAACGTAGCCAAGAACTTCTCCTTGTTTACGAATACATTCCCAATGGAACTGTGGCTGATCATCTTCATGGAAATCGTTCGAAATCCGGTTTGCTGACTTGGCCAGTTCGGTTGAGCATTGCCATAGAGTCAGCTGAGGCACTGGCATACCTCCATGTATCAGATGTTATACACCGTGATGTCAAAACCAACAACATTCTCCTTGATGAGAAATTCCAAGTTAAAGTGGCTGATTTCGGTTTGTCACGGTTGTTCCCAACAGATGTCACACATGTATCAACTGCTCCACAAGGGACAC CTGGGTACGTCGATCCTGAGTATTTCCAGTGCTACCAACTCACTCAAAAAAGTGATGTTTATAGCTTTGGAGTGGTATTAATGGAACTTATATCATCATTACCAGCTGTGGATATGAATAGGCACCGGCAAGATATAAATTTGGTTAATATGGCTGTgaacaagactcaaaataatGCGTTACATGAGTTGGTTGATCCGCTTCTTGGTTTTGAAAAGGATTACACAGTGAAGAAGATGACAACGTCAGTGGCAGAATTGGCTTTTCGGTGCTTGGAAAAGGAGAGGGATATGAGGCCTAGCATGGATGAAGTACTGGAGATTTTGAGAGGAATCCAGAATGGGAATGAAGAGATGGGTGCTCAGAAAGCTGAAGTGGTGGATATTAAGGCTGCAGATGATGTTAGGCTTTTGAAGAATATTCCTCCCCCGCTTTCTTCAGATTCAGTTGTGACTGATAAATGGGTTAACAGCCCTACAACACCTCATTCCTCCTAG
- the LOC126713859 gene encoding uncharacterized protein LOC126713859, giving the protein MATLQKFKLLATQCAVVAGSPTRSPSASPVIHLRRRKTLRMLLNRTDRRFSRRNDSPSEMDSDPNPTSRNNNNNNNKNNNKNGSKEVRVRHKLKDLFVSSPPIEDRVSDSRFNRQEDDVGFSPATGSAGGSGGGGGGGGNGFAARRGGGIGPFRPITASFRYRLLRRPWRPVLVTIPE; this is encoded by the coding sequence ATGGCTACCCTGCAGAAATTCAAGCTCCTTGCAACTCAGTGCGCGGTAGTCGCCGGAAGCCCCACGAGGAGCCCGTCGGCGAGTCCCGTCATCCATCTCCGTCGCCGCAAGACTCTCCGGATGCTCCTTAACCGCACGGACCGACGATTCTCTCGCCGAAACGACTCCCCGTCGGAGATGGACTCCGATCCCAATCCCACATCgagaaacaacaacaacaacaataacaagaaCAACAATAAGAACGGTAGCAAAGAGGTTAGGGTTCGGCATAAGTTAAAGGACTTGTTCGTGTCCTCTCCGCCAATTGAAGATAGGGTTTCCGATTCTAGATTTAACCGTCAAGAAGATGATGTCGGGTTCTCACCGGCAACCGGAAGCGCCGGTGGcagtggaggaggaggaggtggaggtggaaACGGCTTTGCGGCTAGGCGTGGTGGCGGAATCGGCCCTTTCAGACCGATAACGGCGTCGTTTCGGTATAGATTGCTGAGAAGACCTTGGCGACCTGTACTCGTCACCATTCCGGAGTAG